The Kitasatospora sp. NBC_00374 genome has a segment encoding these proteins:
- a CDS encoding xanthine dehydrogenase family protein subunit M: protein MEFLRPATWDEALAAKAEYPTALPISGGTDVMVEMNFDVHRPSAILDLNRITELTEWSNDGDVVRLGAAVPYTRIIDELSGPLPGLALASHTVGSPQIRNRGGVGGNLGGASPAGDAHPALLAAGRDVFVEAASVRGTRMIAIDDFYVGVKRNSLEQDELIRAVHIPVADGPQQFSKIGTRNAMVIAVCAFGFALHPKNGTVGTGIGSAAPTPRRAVAAEEYLQGVLAERGLWESGDLLGAEVIQQFGELVKAAASPIDDVRGTADYRRHSLAVMARRTLTWTWNDYSKQIRSAA from the coding sequence ATGGAGTTCCTTCGGCCCGCTACGTGGGACGAGGCACTCGCGGCGAAGGCTGAGTACCCGACCGCGCTGCCGATCTCGGGTGGCACGGACGTCATGGTCGAGATGAATTTCGACGTGCACCGGCCATCCGCGATTCTCGACCTGAACCGCATCACCGAGCTCACCGAATGGTCGAACGACGGCGATGTCGTCCGCCTCGGCGCAGCCGTGCCGTACACCCGGATCATCGACGAGCTGTCCGGCCCGCTGCCGGGCCTCGCGCTGGCCTCGCACACCGTGGGCTCTCCGCAGATCCGCAACCGCGGCGGTGTGGGCGGCAACCTGGGCGGCGCGTCCCCCGCCGGTGACGCGCACCCCGCGCTGCTGGCCGCCGGCCGTGACGTCTTCGTCGAGGCCGCCTCGGTCCGCGGGACGAGGATGATCGCGATCGACGACTTCTACGTCGGGGTGAAGCGCAACTCGCTGGAGCAGGACGAGCTGATCCGTGCCGTCCACATCCCGGTGGCCGACGGGCCGCAGCAGTTCTCCAAGATCGGCACCCGCAACGCGATGGTCATCGCGGTCTGCGCCTTCGGTTTCGCACTGCACCCGAAGAACGGCACCGTCGGCACCGGGATCGGTTCGGCCGCCCCCACGCCGCGCCGTGCCGTGGCGGCCGAGGAGTACCTGCAGGGCGTGCTCGCCGAGCGCGGCCTGTGGGAGTCGGGCGACCTGCTCGGCGCCGAGGTGATCCAGCAGTTCGGCGAGCTGGTGAAGGCCGCCGCCTCGCCGATCGACGACGTCCGCGGGACCGCCGACTACCGCCGGCACTCGCTGGCCGTGATGGCCCGCCGCACGCTCACCTGGACGTGGAACGACTACAGCAAGCAGATCAGGAGCGCGGCATGA
- a CDS encoding (2Fe-2S)-binding protein: protein MRVTFTANGKPVEADDVWEGESLLYVLRERVGLPGSKNACEQGECGSCTVYLDGTPVCSCLVAAGQVQGREVRTVEGLADEDGELGLVQQAFIDAGAVQCGFCTPGLLVQTDALLEQDAQPSDTDIREALSGNLCRCTGYEKIMDAVRLASARKCAKAASE from the coding sequence ATGAGGGTCACTTTCACCGCCAACGGCAAGCCGGTCGAGGCCGACGACGTGTGGGAGGGCGAGAGCCTCCTGTACGTACTGCGCGAGCGGGTCGGCCTGCCGGGCTCCAAGAACGCCTGCGAGCAGGGCGAGTGCGGCTCCTGCACCGTCTACCTGGACGGCACCCCGGTCTGTTCCTGTCTGGTCGCGGCCGGCCAGGTGCAGGGCCGCGAGGTCCGTACCGTCGAGGGCCTCGCCGACGAGGACGGCGAGCTGGGCCTGGTCCAGCAGGCGTTCATCGACGCCGGCGCCGTCCAGTGCGGGTTCTGCACCCCCGGCCTGCTGGTGCAGACCGACGCGCTGCTGGAGCAGGACGCCCAGCCCAGCGACACGGACATCCGTGAGGCGCTGTCGGGCAACCTGTGCCGGTGCACCGGTTACGAGAAGATCATGGACGCGGTGCGGCTCGCTTCCGCCCGCAAGTGCGCGAAGGCGGCCTCCGAATGA
- a CDS encoding PucR family transcriptional regulator, whose product MRVRDLLAPGTLGLRLLAAEDELDRQVSGVMTTDLHDPGRYLHGGELVLTGMLWRTSPEDSERFVRTIVAGGAVALAAGEAEVGPVPEDLIEACGRHRMPLLAVPDDIAFGAVTEFVGRQVSADRAADLAALVDRHRMLVSAAGSGGLDAVLDLLGGDLDLDCWVLTPTGRVIAGPVDRLSAEDRDQLARTHLAAQRQRRRPPHRARLISGSYSLLPAAADPAEENPLADWVLAVAGDVTEWTGKRQQLAENLARLVAAERIRRDEGRRLRRRLADEVLALLQRDADPAEISRALHASSAMAARYEGAKAAQASGEGTWLVLSADSTGLPDGVLRTILEEALGDASDRALVAGSGNGAVGVLPALDAAVPAEALRDLLAPLEAGLGSEGRITVGVCAPADEAGGLRGALEEARHARRIAAARVGRVCVAGPEELASHVLLLAAVPDEVRRAFRSRLLDRVIAYDIEHQADLVRTLEAFLRSDGSWTRCAAQLHVHVNTLRYRIGRIEELTGRDLSRLEDRVDFYLALELA is encoded by the coding sequence ATGCGTGTCCGTGACCTGCTCGCCCCCGGGACCCTCGGGCTACGGCTGCTCGCCGCCGAGGACGAGCTCGACCGGCAGGTCAGCGGTGTCATGACCACGGACCTGCACGACCCGGGCCGGTACCTGCACGGCGGCGAGCTGGTGCTCACCGGCATGCTGTGGCGCACCTCCCCGGAGGACTCCGAGCGCTTCGTACGCACCATCGTGGCCGGTGGGGCGGTCGCGCTGGCAGCCGGCGAGGCCGAGGTCGGCCCGGTGCCCGAGGACCTGATCGAGGCCTGCGGACGGCACCGGATGCCACTGCTCGCGGTGCCCGACGACATCGCCTTCGGCGCCGTCACCGAGTTCGTCGGCAGGCAGGTGTCCGCGGACCGGGCCGCCGACCTGGCCGCCCTGGTCGACCGCCACCGGATGCTGGTCTCGGCCGCCGGCAGCGGCGGCCTGGACGCCGTGCTCGACCTGCTCGGCGGCGACCTCGACCTGGACTGCTGGGTGCTCACGCCCACCGGCCGGGTGATCGCCGGCCCGGTCGACCGGCTCTCCGCCGAGGACCGCGACCAGCTGGCCCGCACCCATCTGGCCGCCCAGCGCCAGCGCCGCCGCCCCCCGCACCGGGCCCGGCTGATCTCCGGCTCGTACTCGCTGCTGCCCGCCGCCGCGGACCCGGCCGAGGAGAACCCGCTGGCCGACTGGGTGCTCGCGGTGGCCGGCGACGTCACCGAGTGGACCGGCAAGCGCCAGCAGCTCGCGGAGAACCTGGCCCGGCTGGTCGCCGCCGAGCGGATCCGCCGCGACGAGGGCCGCCGGCTGCGCCGCCGGCTCGCGGACGAGGTGCTGGCCCTGCTGCAGCGGGATGCCGATCCGGCCGAGATCAGCCGCGCCCTGCACGCCTCCTCGGCGATGGCGGCCCGCTACGAGGGTGCCAAGGCGGCGCAGGCGAGCGGTGAGGGCACCTGGCTGGTGCTCAGCGCCGACAGCACCGGACTGCCCGACGGCGTGCTGCGCACGATCCTGGAGGAGGCGCTCGGCGACGCCTCGGACCGCGCGCTGGTGGCGGGCTCCGGCAACGGCGCGGTGGGCGTCCTGCCGGCCCTGGACGCGGCGGTGCCCGCGGAGGCGCTGCGCGACCTGCTCGCCCCCCTGGAGGCGGGCCTCGGCTCGGAGGGCCGGATCACCGTCGGCGTGTGCGCCCCGGCCGACGAGGCCGGTGGTCTGCGCGGCGCCCTGGAGGAGGCCCGGCACGCCCGCCGGATCGCCGCCGCCAGGGTCGGCCGGGTCTGCGTGGCCGGCCCCGAGGAGCTCGCCTCGCACGTCCTGCTGCTGGCCGCCGTCCCGGACGAGGTCCGCCGGGCGTTCCGCAGCCGCCTGCTGGACCGGGTCATCGCGTACGACATCGAGCACCAGGCGGACCTGGTCAGGACGCTGGAGGCGTTCCTGCGCTCGGACGGTTCGTGGACCCGCTGCGCGGCCCAGCTGCACGTGCACGTGAACACTCTGCGTTACCGGATCGGGCGCATCGAGGAGTTGACTGGGCGTGATCTTTCCCGACTGGAGGACCGGGTCGACTTCTACCTGGCTCTGGAACTCGCCTGA